In bacterium, a genomic segment contains:
- a CDS encoding response regulator transcription factor has protein sequence MADYLKRLETGEGRETYDGLTEREREILTLVAEGATNHDISQKLYISVKTVQTHRTHIMEKLNLHDRTMLVRYAIRKGLIEP, from the coding sequence GTGGCCGACTACCTGAAGCGCCTGGAAACCGGCGAGGGCCGCGAGACCTACGACGGGCTCACGGAACGCGAGCGCGAGATCCTCACCCTCGTCGCCGAGGGCGCCACCAACCATGACATCTCACAGAAACTCTACATCAGCGTCAAGACCGTCCAAACGCACCGGACGCACATCATGGAGAAACTGAACCTGCACGACCGCACGATGCTCGTCCGGTACGCGATACGAAAGGGCCTGATCGAGCCCTAA
- a CDS encoding universal stress protein — protein sequence MMRMIVATDGSPHAKSAAKLAARLAGALREAEVVLVNVGHIPATAIGGPGVDYVGDYGILVAGFEKAGQTILGQTEEEFHGIDVPVKKQYRRGEPSHEILAAATEMKADLIVMGSHGLGQIGGLILGQRERTCVAWGAHPRVDRPVGDGGETDETRVGDGAEGHKGKGSRAIAAAAGAILRRAGVERP from the coding sequence ATGATGCGGATGATCGTAGCGACGGACGGCTCGCCGCACGCGAAGAGCGCGGCCAAACTCGCGGCACGCCTTGCGGGCGCATTGCGGGAGGCGGAAGTGGTACTCGTCAACGTTGGGCACATCCCGGCGACTGCGATCGGCGGTCCTGGCGTGGACTACGTGGGGGACTACGGCATTTTGGTGGCAGGGTTCGAAAAAGCTGGCCAGACGATCCTCGGACAGACCGAGGAGGAGTTTCACGGCATCGACGTGCCCGTCAAGAAGCAGTACCGCCGGGGCGAGCCGTCACACGAGATCCTCGCGGCCGCGACGGAAATGAAGGCGGACCTCATCGTCATGGGAAGCCACGGGCTCGGGCAGATCGGCGGACTGATCTTGGGGCAGCGTGAGCGAACGTGTGTTGCATGGGGCGCACATCCCCGTGTTGATCGTCCGGTAGGAGACGGAGGGGAAACGGATGAAACGCGCGTCGGTGACGGCGCGGAAGGTCACAAAGGGAAAGGTTCTCGGGCGATTGCGGCGGCGGCGGGCGCTATTTTACGGCGCGCAGGGGTCGAGAGGCCCTAA